GATAGTTGTGCGCGCCGTACTGTTCCTCGAGCGCGATGTAATCCTGTGTTTTCATGCGAATGTCTGTTATGTGGTTGAAGTGCAAAAATCAGTCTTTGTCGAAGAGCATCGTCAGCAGGGCCATGCGGAGAAAGAGCCCGTTGCGCGTCTGGCGGAAATAGGCCGCGCGCGGATCCGCGTCCACTGTGTGATCGATCTCGACCGAGCGCGGGAGGGGATGCATGACGATGGCGTTCGAACGCATGCGGGCGAGCACACCCGCGTCGATGTTGTATGCCGAGAGATCGATGTCGCGCTTGCGCAGCCGCGAGCGGTCGATGCGCGTCTGATACACGACGTCGACGGTGGGAAGCACGTCGGCGGGGGAACGGCGCAGTTCGTACGACACGCGGTGGTCGTCGAGATACGCGAGGATGTCGGGATGAATCTGCATCTCGTCGGGCGCGATGAAATACAGCTTCACGCGGTCGAACTTGCCGAGCAGATACGCGAGCGACCGCGCCGTGCGGCCTTGATCGAGGGCGCCGATAAGCGCGACCGAGAGCCCGTTGAGCGTCTTGCACTCGTTGTATATCGTGTAGAGGTCGAGAAGCGCCTGCGTGGGATGCTGGCCGCCCGTGCCGTCGCCCGCGTTGATGACGGGGACGGACGAGACCGCGGCGGCGCGTTTTGCTCCGCCTTCCTCGTGATGGCGCAGCACGATCGTATCGGCGTAATTGCCGATGATGCGTATCGTA
The DNA window shown above is from Ignavibacteriota bacterium and carries:
- the pyrB gene encoding aspartate carbamoyltransferase, yielding MKLSHVIESQQFTVPLLMELFERTHRMERIVARGGTRDYEGRIMATLFYRPSTRTRFSFEAAMYRLGGRVLSTEQAREFSSEIEGEQLEDTIRIIGNYADTIVLRHHEEGGAKRAAAVSSVPVINAGDGTGGQHPTQALLDLYTIYNECKTLNGLSVALIGALDQGRTARSLAYLLGKFDRVKLYFIAPDEMQIHPDILAYLDDHRVSYELRRSPADVLPTVDVVYQTRIDRSRLRKRDIDLSAYNIDAGVLARMRSNAIVMHPLPRSVEIDHTVDADPRAAYFRQTRNGLFLRMALLTMLFDKD